Proteins encoded within one genomic window of Fragaria vesca subsp. vesca linkage group LG1, FraVesHawaii_1.0, whole genome shotgun sequence:
- the LOC101305000 gene encoding uncharacterized protein LOC101305000, producing the protein MNSVLDSPLAFDYVSFGLINVVNSLWTWLAVVTATVSFWRLRPRAIEGLKLHLPSSNDVVRSSNGCSPFPETSPPPVTAEEELPRSVSAPPSRAHAAVPSSSSGLGRFEDDGGVTKGVKFTLYFDEDTNGDVGGEGEGDGDVTARETEESGGENWWESCLRMRTEEKSWYRYQDLTVFNGNVVRLWDDNQGCRVN; encoded by the coding sequence ATGAACAGTGTGTTGGATTCTCCTCTCGCTTTCGACTACGTTAGCTTCGGTTTGATAAACGTTGTCAATAGTCTCTGGACTTGGCTCGCCGTCGTCACCGCCACCGTCAGCTTCTGGAGGCTCAGACCTAGAGCCATCGAGGGCTTGAAGCTCCACTTACCGTCCTCAAACGACGTCGTCAGGAGCTCAAATGGGTGTTCTCCATTTCCTGAAACGTCACCGCCGCCAGTCACGGCGGAGGAGGAGTTGCCAAGATCGGTTTCAGCGCCTCCATCTCGAGCGCATGCAGCTGTGCCTTCTTCATCATCAGGCCTGGGTAGATTTGAAGATGACGGAGGTGTGACGAAAGGCGTCAAGTTTACATTGTATTTTGATGAGGATACAAACGGAGACGTTGGCGGTGAAGGTGAAGGTGATGGTGACGTAACGGCGCGGGAGACGGAAGAGAGCGGCGGTGAGAATTGGTGGGAGAGTTGTTTGAGGATGAGGACGGAGGAGAAGAGCTGGTATAGGTACCAGGATTTGACGGTGTTTAACGGCAACGTCGTTAGGTTATGGGATGATAATCAAGGTTGCAGAGTTAATTAG